The following proteins are co-located in the Pyrococcus abyssi GE5 genome:
- the rrp4 gene encoding exosome complex RNA-binding protein Rrp4 — MKRIFVQNRELVVPGTLLAQGPYKNGRGTFREGSRIYSTVIGLVDIKGNTIRVIPLEGPYIPEVGDNVIGKIVDVKFSSWVVDIGAPYPANLKIQDFTDEKIDLLRTDLRKFFDIGDIIYAKVKAITEVNNIDLTTKGMPFNGGPLKGGQIVKITPSRVPRVIGRGGSMINMIKKLTMTRIIVGQNGWIWVSGKNDALEKLAIEAILKIDKESHTRGLTDRIKALLLSRLQELKEKGVIEEIPKLEEEPQGEDEVNGNDGEARGA, encoded by the coding sequence ATGAAGAGGATTTTTGTTCAAAATAGGGAACTAGTCGTCCCTGGGACGTTACTTGCCCAGGGGCCGTATAAGAATGGAAGGGGGACTTTCAGGGAGGGTTCGAGAATATATTCGACAGTTATAGGCCTCGTTGACATAAAGGGGAACACGATAAGGGTCATACCGCTTGAGGGCCCGTACATTCCAGAGGTTGGCGACAACGTGATTGGGAAGATAGTTGACGTCAAGTTCTCTAGTTGGGTTGTTGACATAGGTGCTCCGTACCCTGCAAACCTGAAAATACAGGACTTCACAGACGAGAAGATAGATTTGCTAAGGACTGATTTGAGGAAGTTCTTTGACATAGGAGACATAATATACGCTAAGGTCAAGGCGATAACAGAAGTCAACAACATTGACCTAACGACGAAGGGAATGCCGTTCAATGGGGGCCCCTTGAAGGGAGGCCAGATAGTTAAGATAACTCCCTCTAGGGTTCCCAGGGTTATCGGCAGGGGAGGTTCAATGATTAACATGATAAAGAAGCTCACGATGACCAGGATAATAGTGGGCCAGAATGGCTGGATATGGGTTAGCGGAAAGAACGATGCATTAGAAAAGTTGGCCATAGAAGCGATACTTAAGATTGACAAGGAGAGCCACACTAGGGGATTAACCGATAGAATAAAGGCACTCCTTCTCTCGAGACTTCAGGAACTGAAGGAGAAGGGGGTTATTGAAGAAATTCCGAAGTTAGAGGAAGAGCCACAAGGGGAAGATGAGGTGAACGGGAATGATGGAGAAGCCAGAGGGGCTTAA
- the rrp41 gene encoding exosome complex exonuclease Rrp41, protein MMEKPEGLKLIDENGRRIDGRKKYELRPIKMEVGVLKNANGSAYIEWGKNKIIAAVYGPRELHPKHLQRPDRAILRVRYNMAPFSVEERKKPGPDRRSIEISKVIKGALEPALILEMFPRTAIDVFIEVLQADAGTRVAGITAASLALADAGIPMRDLVAACAAGKIEGEIVLDLNKEEDNYGEADVPVAIMPLKNDITLLQMDGYLTKDEFIEAVKLAIKGAKAVYQKQREALKEKYLKIAQEVEGSE, encoded by the coding sequence ATGATGGAGAAGCCAGAGGGGCTTAAGCTTATTGATGAGAATGGTAGGAGGATCGATGGTAGGAAGAAGTATGAGCTTAGGCCAATCAAGATGGAAGTTGGCGTTCTTAAGAATGCTAATGGTTCGGCTTACATTGAGTGGGGTAAGAATAAGATAATAGCCGCAGTTTATGGCCCTAGAGAGTTACACCCTAAGCACTTGCAGAGGCCCGATAGGGCGATTTTGAGGGTTAGGTATAACATGGCGCCTTTCAGCGTTGAAGAGAGGAAGAAGCCCGGCCCAGACAGGAGGAGCATCGAGATAAGCAAAGTCATTAAGGGGGCCCTTGAGCCCGCTTTAATACTGGAGATGTTTCCCAGGACCGCAATAGATGTCTTCATAGAGGTTCTCCAAGCCGATGCTGGAACGAGGGTTGCTGGAATCACCGCAGCCTCCTTGGCTTTGGCCGATGCTGGAATTCCAATGAGAGATCTAGTTGCAGCGTGTGCCGCTGGTAAAATAGAGGGAGAGATAGTCCTAGACCTTAACAAAGAGGAGGACAACTACGGTGAAGCCGACGTTCCGGTGGCTATAATGCCGCTAAAGAATGACATAACTCTCCTCCAGATGGATGGTTATCTAACAAAGGATGAGTTCATTGAGGCAGTAAAGCTTGCAATAAAGGGCGCTAAAGCGGTTTATCAGAAGCAGAGGGAAGCCCTGAAGGAGAAGTACCTTAAGATAGCTCAGGAGGTTGAGGGAAGTGAGTGA
- the rrp42 gene encoding exosome complex protein Rrp42 has protein sequence MSDNEIVAGIMRDHIINLLKEGKRIDDRGFEDYRPIEIEVGVIEKAEGSALVKLGSTQVLVGIKTSLGEPFPDTPNMGVMTTNVELVPLASPTFEPGPPDERAIELARVIDRGIRESKALNLEKMVIVPGKIVRVVFIDVHVLDHDGNLMDAIGIAAIAALLNARVPKVRYNEETGEVETLDETEPLPVEKIPVPVTFAKIGNILVVDPSLDEELVMDGKITITTDETGHISAVQKSEGGAFKLEEVMYAVETAFKKAEEIRKLILEAVEKAKQ, from the coding sequence GTGAGTGATAATGAGATAGTTGCCGGGATAATGAGGGATCACATAATAAATCTATTGAAGGAAGGAAAGAGGATTGATGACAGGGGATTCGAAGATTACAGGCCGATTGAAATTGAAGTTGGCGTGATAGAGAAGGCTGAGGGTTCTGCGCTAGTCAAGCTTGGTAGCACTCAAGTTTTGGTTGGAATAAAAACTAGCCTTGGCGAGCCCTTCCCAGACACCCCAAACATGGGAGTTATGACTACTAACGTTGAGCTGGTGCCCTTAGCTTCTCCGACCTTTGAACCCGGACCACCGGATGAGAGAGCGATTGAATTAGCTAGGGTGATAGATAGGGGCATTAGGGAGAGCAAGGCTCTGAACCTCGAGAAAATGGTCATAGTTCCTGGGAAAATAGTTAGGGTAGTGTTCATAGATGTCCACGTTTTGGATCACGACGGGAACTTGATGGACGCAATAGGTATAGCCGCAATAGCTGCGCTACTAAATGCAAGGGTCCCGAAGGTTAGGTACAACGAGGAAACGGGCGAAGTTGAAACTTTAGATGAAACTGAACCCCTCCCCGTGGAAAAGATTCCGGTTCCAGTAACTTTTGCCAAGATAGGTAACATACTGGTAGTTGACCCGAGCTTGGATGAAGAGTTAGTTATGGACGGTAAGATAACCATAACCACGGACGAAACTGGTCACATTTCTGCAGTTCAGAAGAGCGAGGGTGGAGCATTTAAGCTTGAAGAAGTAATGTATGCAGTTGAGACGGCATTTAAGAAGGCCGAAGAGATAAGGAAGTTAATTTTGGAGGCTGTAGAAAAAGCAAAGCAATGA